Part of the Bacillota bacterium genome, AGCACCTTTAATTTCTTCGGGATATTCGGTAAAAAACTTTAGAAGTAATTGGTCCGAAAGACATGTTGCATTCATTGCCGGAATAGGTTCCTTTGGGCTTAACCGGGGAATTATTACTGAAAAGGGATTGGCCGGAAGGCTTGGCAGCGTAATAACCAACCTCGTACTGGAACCAACGGTAAGAACTTACAAAGAAATTAATGAACGCTGTCCCTGGTATGATCAAAACAAGTGTGGTGAATGTATAAAGCGCTGTCCCTCGGGAGCCTTAACCCCTGAAGGAAAAGATATTGCCAAATGTGACAATTTCCTAAAGAATATTGAGGGTGAGAAAATCAGAGCTATTTATGGTTTTCCTTTCTCTCCCTGTGGAAAATGTTTTGTAAATGTGCCATGTGAAAGTCAAATCCCTGAGAGATAACGAGTTTCTTTTTCCATACATAATCGGGATAGGAGGCAGTCAATAGACCGCCGACCCTCCCACACTACCAAGCATGCCCACAGCTGACTTTCACTGTCAAGTTAACGCCCATGCCGAGCGCACTAAATAAAGGGCAGGCACTCATATTCAAGGCCTACCCTTTTACATTTCTAACATATTTTAGCATTTATTATCGAACTGAGACGATAAGTGTTGACCTAATAAACGCCAGGCAGTCCACAGACGATTAGATCTTTCTTAGGCCATCTATAGAATACATCAAAACCGTCATCAGTAATAACCCCACAATGTTCGACCTTCACACCATCCT contains:
- a CDS encoding epoxyqueuosine reductase — translated: MKKNRLISIIEAFVAGDRGNNLPGKNIHVFEKPIVAFASADDPLFVELKEPDVVGPTHTLPTDWVSDANTIISYFLPINHQLVETNYSGTSSSEDWVYVRFYGEDFNNRLRQVIVSALQAEGYSAVAPLISSGYSVKNFRSNWSERHVAFIAGIGSFGLNRGIITEKGLAGRLGSVITNLVLEPTVRTYKEINERCPWYDQNKCGECIKRCPSGALTPEGKDIAKCDNFLKNIEGEKIRAIYGFPFSPCGKCFVNVPCESQIPER